actttggacaagcagttgtcgttctcaactcatgtttcttatctaacctggtcttgcagatttctcctttgtaatatACTAAGGATTccaccctttctctcacaggaagctacctaggtgcttgttcagtctcttgtgatctcaaagctagactactgcaactcgctacttgctggtcttcctcaatgagccatcaaacctctacaacttgtccagaatgcagcagcatgactggtcttcaatcttccgaagtttacatgttactccactgctgcgcttccttcattggctcccagtagctacacgcatcagatttaaaaccttgatgcttgcctacaaagtcaaaaaatggaccagccccttcatacatgaggtcaatggtcaaagcccaatctgtacctgGAGTACTTGAAGTACCTtgcttcaggactcatggacgacaagcatcgagactattttctttcctggctccaagatggtggaatgaactcccacttactgtccagacagcagagtcccttgcagtcttcaaacacagacccatctatttgcataatatttaaACTGACACAAAGGTAGACACAGTTCTAAATAACCtgagaacaaaaacagcagacagagagtggaaaaaaaagataaaaagggAATCAAAAACACTAGAAATCACTCAGTATGCTTAGCCTTATCAGAAACAATACAACAGAGGGATTATATAGAAGAAAGGGattaaggagaaaaggaagagagggatTAAATAGGAAGATAGTAGGAAGTGAGCCAGTTGCAGAGTCTGAATTAGTATTTGGGAAATAATGAATGAGGTGGGTGTGGAGTTTGTTTGGTTGTTCTGGTACTGGAGTGATTTGTGGACATGACATTATCATGGTCTGTAAAAATAAAAGGGATTTAAAAATAACACGTGCAGCTCAATTTATCAATAAAATCAACAGTTTATGGGAAACTTTATACTGTAACTGAAGTTGGAATATTCAGGTTGTTTCTATacataattaaatgtgtgttagtggtgttaatggtgACAGGGCGAGCCATGGCAGGGTGCGTGACATGGCACAGAGGCAGTCTGCAGCCAGAAAAGGGAGATGATTAAATGAAATCACTGTGTAATGatgttctacacacacagtttgtttgTCATATTGTTAATAAGATATAATCTACTGGTAATTGAATTCTGGCTCTGACTGCTCTTATTATGGCTCTGACTGCTTTCACTGACCGGTTGTGTAGGACATCTTTTGACAAAAAAAGCACTAATATCCATCTGCCTCTATGTTTTTATGCTTTCTATATCGCCTATTTTGGCATATTGGCAGTGCCAAACAACAAAGACATAAATTGCTAAAATTTAGTTACTTCAGTGGATAATGTTACTCTTAGTAATTTCTAGGGTTTGCTAGGATAGCTAGCTGAGTAATGCTAGTTAACTAGCTTGTTTGTACATATGGTATAATACCAATTTATGTTCCCCTAATTACATATGTTAACAATCACTCACCCTATTACATGTTACTGAACTGCACAAACAAAATTGTAGattgttgtgttttaatgttaaagagacattaaaaatgtgttaagtCAGCTATCgttattttaaattttgttttggcTAAAAGTGGCTGTATTGAAGTCCAGTCACATGAGCCTGGTGGCACTATGTGTGCACTGCAGGCAGTCTTGAGGTAGAAGACATATAGATATAGCAGTGAAGTTCAATTAAGATGATGCTGGAAAATCGAAAGTTAGCTAATGAAGTGACACTTCTGTGCCAAGGCCAATCAGATTCCAATTGGTGCCAATTCCCCTGTGGTGCCACCTGTAGATGCACCACTGTTGGGCCAGATTGGCTAATCTTGTTTCTAATCATAGGCTGTTAgataataaaatgtcattaagcAAACTTATAGACCTGTTCATTTGAGGCCtgctgtgtttacctgttttgtAGCACAATTACTGGGCAATTACTGGGCAAAACAATTTTACTTTACATGTACAGTGCCCACCACTGCGTGCTGCACCTCATTTACCTGACCAGAACTGTGAACATATATTTATCACATTTATTCCTGTTAATGTCTCGAGATGAAACcactgatgaagatgatgataatGGCTTTATGTAGAATGGAGCTACAGATTACTTACCTTCCCATACTAATACTGTAAACTCCAGTGTTCTGTCTCCACTGATGACCTGACACAGATAGTTTCCTTCAGCTGACCATCTGCTGTAAGGAGATGGGATCTCAGCTGTAAGGAGATATTTCCTCCGTGCAGCTCCTGAGTGAACAGACTcactctgcccctcccctctgtcACCTGTCTGTTCTTATAGAGGCAAACACAGTCTGTCTCCTTAAACCACCTgatctccatggaaacagcacTTGTTTCAGGAGAAAGGTAACAGGACAGTGTGACAGCAGAGCATGGCTGAGGGTCCAGAACACAAGGACCAAGGACTTTAAAGTCATCTGTGtaggaaaatacacacacacacacacacacacacacacacacacacacacacacacacacagagtctttCTTGTCTCTCTTCACAAAAATAGTATAAACAGAATGATGTAACGTTATACAATACAAAACCTAGTCGAAGTTTACACATGTAGGCTACTATTTTACAATATATTGATAAATCTCTGGAACTTTGACTTACTTTTCCTTGTATCTGCCATTTCATGCCCTCTTGTAGGTTCAAACTAAAAAATATCCCAGTGGGGGGTGGTGTATGTGAGTAAAGAAGGAAGGGAGGAATAGAAGGGCCCAGACAAAAATATGGGTCTTTAGAAATGCCTTAATGAATTACATCAATTACATGAGTATAGTCATTTGGTTATACAGCTACACATACAAAGAAATCCATATAATCCTGATTGCAATTTCTCTGACCTTTGATGTTCTTCTTATAGTCTGATGTCATATGTGAATAAGATTATATCTGCGCAGATCTTTGTCTATTGTCACATCTAATGATCAAGTGTCTCTCCATTTTGCAATCCACGGAGGAAGCAAACTGGGCTTTCGCTTTCACAAAGTGCTTTGGTGGGTCAGACCTTCTAGCCAATACACATTTCTccactctgttcatgtctcaGCATCAGTCAGGCAATATCGGGTTTCAGATCGGACTTGTTCTCTGTTTAcattattcagatttttttttgttagaagaaaaaaaaatcagcaagtATTATTTCATGTCAACTCCCACATTGTGtcctatttaatatttttatttcttgcagttgtcacggactgctcctctcATGTGGTCTGGCCGGCTGCTTGTACTGGGAGTTGGCAGTTGGCTGCTTGTACTGGGAGTTGGTAGCTCagttgttaaggtacttgacttttaatCAGAAGGTTCCTGGTTTAAGCCCTGCCACTGTAGGGCtcctaagcaagacccttaatcctcaattgctcaagttgtactcactcataattgtaagtttctttggataaaagcatcagctaaatgatgtaatTGGGAAGTTGTTGATCTCTTATCTGtaaccacacacctgcacgtggtttagtgttgtttgtttgtatgtatttaaacccctgctggtgtTTGCAATATTCTCGGCAATTGTTCGTGTTCACCTCTTCAATGTTGCGCGTATTTGTATCCAGGTTCACtgcttgtgttatatgtgagtgccgttgtcctCTccatttgttaataaatttcTGTCTACATCGATGGcatctgtgcgtcctgctcctcactctgcagcactcgggccattacagcAGTACACTGGGAATcaaatttctatattttttacattatgtcTTCATTACTGACATTACTAAATTAATCTGCATTTCTGTTAAAAAATGGGTATAAATGAAGAAGCACCAAGCCCATATTCTCCACTATCGTAGAGACTGTAAATCAAAACCAGTAACAGGCTCAAAAATACAATCAGAGGGGCTAACCATAGGCCAAAAATGTTCTCTGCAACATTATGTGGTTAAAAACAGTTCCAGCTGTTATGATCTAGTGCATCAGTAACAGAAGTTATGAAAATGAATTAGCAACTAACAGGTAGGCAGTAAGACTTATTGTGCTTGTAGTACACAAGTTCAATTCTCACAGTGTCAttattgctaaaaaaaaaaaaaaaaaaagaagaaatgggaAGAAATGTggttaaaaatgaaaggaaagcaGAAATCAGAAGCAAAACCAGAATGCttgaaaatgtgaatgttgaCAGTTTTTAGCTTTTTGGTACAGAATCTCACAAAGTAAGTCAAGCAAACATCctttgcagtgtgtatgtgtatttaatcagtgtttgtttttctttagtgAGACAAAATTTGTATTGCTTTAATAATTTACAGTACACAATAGCAAAAGGAATAAACATGTGGTGCTGAAAgggtaaacaaaacattttacagtatatataaatttacagcatgttgtcacgatcagtccctcccagcctCTGtgttccctgtcttgtgttttttagttccattccatagtttcgttttctcctccccttgtTTGATTatcaacacctgtccctcgtttagttcatgcatttaaaccctgtcttgaggcctgtgttttggctgttcattgaatgctTATTGCATATGGTTATGTTCCTTTGTACTccctgcctttgtgtttatcctagcttttgtatttcttagccctgagtttttcCTAGCAtcttgttatagcctgattcccctgtttcccttcctgtgtttgttttatcatgtatccacgtactctcCGTATTGGTAGTTTAACCCTGGACCGTTATaccgactctgattctggattttccctgaataaatctcgctcttctccgtacgtgtctgcctccttaccgctcaccattataCATATAGATTTCTGTgtgcaaaatgaataaaacgTGACATGTAAGCTGCAGTTGTAACAGTGTGATAACAGTATTTCAATGGGTGTCATTTCCAAACTCATAAGACAAATCTGGAAAAATTATTGGTCTTCAAAAAATACTGATTGTGGCCAAAatcagtatgtagtatacagtatgttacCAAAATTAAACTCTTGTGCACTGCATCCTAAAATGCAGAACTGCTATTACCAGCAttcctattaaaaaaaaaaaaaaaaaaaaaaaaaaaaggataaataaataaggcgAATATGATGAAAGCCAAAAACATAAATAGTTTAGCTGGAATTATTGTTTCTGCAAGAATCATCACAAGCAACATATCTGAGGTTAGTGAATGTTACTTCTTACAACATACATGGTATGAGTTTTGACACAAAACATAGATCTTATCTCCTCTTTCTGCAAGTTTACAGACTATGGACACAAGCGCTATGCACTGAAATAGATCTCGAGACAGAGATATGGTGGTGTTTACTTTTAGCCTTATAGAGCTTGTCAAAGACACAAAAACCTGATCTTTTTTCAAAACACCCTGTCACAAAGCTTCACAGAAATATACAGGAGTTATTCTTTTGTGTCATCCTATCATTTTCCCCTTAATTGACTCTGCTTAAGTATTTAGCAATAACTTTTTCCTACACTTACAAAATTGTAAGTGAGAGTGGGTTTGTGACACTGATATGGTTGTAGTGATTTTTCTCCTTCCTTCTAATGTACAAATTAAGGAGCAAGAGTAAAGGTAATTAAAGAACTACGTCTgattacaaaatgaaacaacTTAATTTTGTGGTAACACCTCATTGTAATGAATTAGTAATTAATCATGATTAGCTTTTACTTCATAATTGACTAATCAACAAACCAAATATTAAAGTTCTTCATTATTAGTATCTTTATTAACAAATGGATTCCTATGCGTATGCTGGTGATGGTGGGGTGAATGAGATTCATCCTTCTTCATCAGCTGGGTGGGACTGAAGCCACATCTGGACTGGATCCACACTGCTGGAAAATCTGATTCCAGTTTGTTTGTCTATGCTGGGAGCAAGATATCCTGACCCACTCACATTCCATTCACACGCATCAGTAACACTTGATAAAACAGTCAAGTGATCAGCTCTGTGTGACTGTGGGAATAAAATACTCATGAAGTGTAACAAACCGGGTTAATAAAGATTAATGACCTTTATCATCTCTGCTATTACCAGCAGACTAACTTAAGGtgctaataataaataacttaaatatttaatctgttCATGAATAGTCTATGAAATAAAAGTTCATAAAAGCCTCATAAGCTGTCATTATTATCCTGTGTGCAGGAGCATCTCCCTCCTAGACTCTTCCCtgtgtggttttgtatgtgtatgggtaTACAGGTATGTAGGACTGGCTGCAGTCACCGGCCAATAGGAAGCATTTGTTAGTGAAAGGAAACCAATAAGATGGCTCTGGAGACTTCTCCTCATTTAGTTATTTAAccacattcattattaaaatatatactcTAGTCTGAATATAGTTCGCAGCACACCTAAATGACATTAAGAACAATGAATACCTGGTACAGGTGTATTGGGAGTTGGTTAGACTGGGTTCAGAAACATTGGATTAGAGTAATAATATTTCTCTCTGCCCATCTTTTTCCACTGTGAACCACACTCTTCCTAAGGATGAAGATGATTTTGACTGTGACTTCCTCAGTATGACTTCCAAGTTCAGTATGGTGAGGTGAggggatgggtgtgtgagagagctcctgagagagtacacacatagaAATCAGGAAACAGCTCCTACACACTCTTCTCCATGTTGATGTATCCTAGAGAAATCAAATATAAGCAGAGATTTATCCTCTTTGGCTGACTTGGAGAAAGCAGGATTTCTTCTGAGAATGGCACTATGCTGCCTAGTATGTTAgcaccatttttattttataatataaaagtttaaaatctTACATCTGGATATTTTtccaattaaacatttattttaaacatttattttgctgttgcaTGCTTAGTCCAGgctctgtgagcccttgtgctacacctcacttctgtgctgcgagggtgtccatgtttatacacatcccctcccctctccagttttccccttcaaatctgtctctctcccaaagCTCCtcttagccattacagttcctccctgttttctggttttagtttggttttccccagtgcatcggggctgccattcttcctgtggcatTCTTGGTTCTCACTTTTCCCatgctcggcgtggtgtttagttttttcctctagttttgtcctcctccattcctttgaagggcGATATACGTGCAGGTAGTTTTATAGCTGTCTAGTGGGTATTTGTTTACCTTGCAAGAAAACGGCTTCACTCCCCACCTTTGgatatttacttttcttgttttatcaGTTCTACAATCTAACTGTTTCGCACATTGTTTTGCACAGTTTCATGTACTATGCTACTCTCTTATTCTCCATAATGTTCATCACGCACTAAAGAGTGTATGTGGTCCCATGTTCTCCTTTCATGACTGGAACCAGTCCTTAACCCTCTGAGAGAAACCCTTGGCTCCCCCTTCTGTTCCTTACATTTCTCTCATAAACCTCCTCAAGAACTGAATCAGTCTCTCTGAGCTTTAACAGCCTTTGTTTCAgtgtctccatctctgtctttctcctccaTCTGCCTGCTAAACTCCTcctatattttacattttgagaCTAAAGTATTTCTCTGGAGTTCAGGCAGAATGATCTTCAGGaggtttctctctgtctcaatcCTGGCCTCTCCTTCATACAGCTCCTTGATCTtctccatttcctgtttgtgcctttcctccatttctttcccctctctctcatttctctttcagtttcttcactttttcttccatttctgtCCTACGCTCTACCTCTCTTTCCAActctatctttttctctttatctctctcctttcatcctTATCTCCAGTTCAGTTGTTTGGACATTAAGCTGTCTGATATCACCTTCATGTTCTTTTATCACTCCTTCTATCTTTGTCAGAGTCCTGCACCTTATTTACCTGTTTCTCaatcatttcttttttcaaataCTTTCAAATACTTTCCAAGTAAAATCTCACTGCTGTACAATCTCTCTTTGTTTTCCTCTACCAtcttctccatcttctccagTAGCTCTGAGACCTGAGACCCATCGCTACTCTCCTTAATGTTGAGACAGTGAAACCTGTTCCCACATTTCGGCACAAGTGTCTGGACCTCTTGGCTTTGTGACTGAATGAACTGTTCAGgatttttctcttcctcagtaACAGTGAAAAGGATCATGGTGTTTCTCCAACATCTCTCTCCAAAAATGTCTTCCATTTTCTCCagcatccctctctcctctcctacaGGCTCCTTCACTGGTATGACTAGTAGGAAGGCATGGGGTCCCGGGgcacagatgaacacagagtCCCACattctgtctcacctcctccatAGAGATTTCAGGGCAGAACCAGTCAGGAGTGTCCACCACAGTCACCTTCCTCCCagccacctccccctctctgctgtCACTCTGCTGAGTCACTGTAGATGTATCATCCtgtttcctcttctctctgcccAGGATGGTGTTTCCTGCTGCACTCCTCCCAGACCCAGTCCTCCCCAGCAGCACCAGCCTGAGTTCTGGTACAGAAACCAGCACTACAGAGTCTGCACTTGAGGATTCTCCACCCACTGGGAAAGAAAAATTACCAAATTTAATCTAATAGTTTTTGTATTACACTCTGTTGACTCTCCTGTTCAGAGAAATCATAAAGCTACTATAGGAATATATTAATTGCTTACTCCTTGGACAAAGTCCCGCAGGCTCCTTCACTGGTATGACAAGGAGAAAGGCATGGGGTCCTAGGGCAGACAGATGGATGCAGTGTCTCACATCCTGTCTCAACTTCTCCAGACAGAGTTCAAGGCAGAACCAGTCAGGAGTGTCCACCACAGACACCTTCCTCCCAGCCACCTCCCCCTGTCTGCTCTCATTCTACTGGTTCACTGTAGATGTACCAGCCTGGATACTCTCCTCTCTGCAAAGGATGGTGTTTCCTGCTGCACTGTTTCCCAGACTCAGTCCTTCCTAGCACCAGCCTGAGTTCTGGTACACGAACTAATACTGGAGAGCCTGGACTAAAGGATTCTCCACCCACTGGAAAAGAACAAGAATGGGTCTTTTAACTAAGGttattttatggcattttggtGATTGTGCTGTTCGGTGGAATACTAAAGGTACTATATGAAACTCACACTGTTTCTTTACCTGAGTGGGGCTGCTGAGTCTGGAGTCTCTCCACTCACTATAATACAGCAGAACCAGTCAGAATGGGGAATACATTCTTCAGAAGGCAGCGTTAACAGAGCTGATATTACTAATTTATTAATGAGTATAGTATAAGGCTGTATTTGATTTTAAACTGTACTTGGCTCAAATATTGCACAGTGCTCATTTAACCAAccacattttaataacaaattaTTCATTATGTGGCAGCTCCCCCTTGCTGTGTCTTCTCCTGACTGGGACTAATGAGTCTGGATCTGTCCTCTCCTGTAGCTGATTGCTTATCTCCTCTAGAAGTCTGTATTTCTCCTCAAcctgcctttctttctcttcaagatctttgtttttttctgctagTTGAGTGTTCTGTTGTTCCAGTAACAACATAATTTCCTGTAGTTGGCTGTTCTTGACCTGCAGTTCCTTTCCCAGTGTTTCCAATTGCTTTTTACtggtttctccctctctgactgTGTTCTCCAGTAGACTGTTCATATTCTCCagttgtctgtctttctccacaAGATGTTTAGAAgcagtttcaaatgtttcatttgtttcctttaACAGTGCATCTCTCTGAGAAGCAGACCTTTATAGTCTTTATTCTTTTAGTCTTGTCTTTCTCTTCCAGCTTCATGTTTTTATCCTTCAGTTGTTCCttgatttcatttaatttttttactttctcCACAAGTCTTTGCTCCATTTCTCCcagttttcttctgttctccTCTAATTTCTTCTCTAATTTCCTTGTTTGTATTAGTTCATCTAGTTCATCTTTTATCTCCTCTTCCAGTGTCTTGTTcttcattttaattgtatttgtattttctttcagaaatatGTCTTTCTCCTGCAGTCCCTTTCCCAGTGTATccagttgtttttattttactcatttCCACATCTTTAACAGTGTTCTCCagtagtctctctttctccttgacCAGTTCATacttcttatttattattttattttggttctcTATTGTCTTTACATGTCCTTCTAATTCagtgtctttttgttttaagttgttttatttttctcttctacAATCTTATTTCTCTCCTccagtttcttttctttgtctttctccatctttgACAGGTTTAGTTTCAGTTTCTCTAattctctgtgtttttcctccatcCTACTATCAaactctttctgtttctttatgaTAAGGGTCTGGGTAATATATAAGGGCAGGTTCCTGAACAGTTGTATGTGTCACGGTAGACCGGTCACCTACTGGGAGGGACACGCCCCCTCCAGACCAGGACCGTACCACTTGCCTCTCCTGCTCACAATCActtgtcttctgacaggagacacctgctgcTTGTTAACACTGCACACTATTTATACTCCTACAGGTTCGTCAGGACAGTGCTGCGCATTAGCGGACAGAACCACGATCATCTGTTGGTGTAACGCTGCTCCAATCCTGGAGACCGCCCAGACTCGTCATCACTACTTTAAagattatggaaaataaagaacattagTTCAACttcacctctcgcttcctccaTGCCGCCCCTGTCACAGTACGTCTGCCTTTATtgctctcttctgtctgttctcCATCTCCAGTCTGTATTTCTTCACTGTCtgtttcctctcctcctgcaTCCTTTTGAGCTCCTGATTTGTCTCCTCCATCCAATGATCTTTTCTCTGATCTTTTCTCTCCAGTTCCCTTTCAAgctctctcctcttctcattATTGCTCTCTTCTGATAACCTTtgcttacatttgtttttcttttttatactgtttgatattctctatttttttcaatttgttcTGCTAAGCTCCTTAAAGCTTCCACCACAGCAGTCATTGTGTCTCTTATTTCCTgctcttctctttgtctcatCTCCACACTGATCTCACTGATGAGATCCTT
This is a stretch of genomic DNA from Electrophorus electricus isolate fEleEle1 chromosome 6, fEleEle1.pri, whole genome shotgun sequence. It encodes these proteins:
- the LOC113586811 gene encoding LOW QUALITY PROTEIN: GTPase IMAP family member 9-like (The sequence of the model RefSeq protein was modified relative to this genomic sequence to represent the inferred CDS: inserted 2 bases in 1 codon); its protein translation is MSYSERKTTSPKTADVYEEPFHEIDPVEGAQDGSCRQHAVAMQIRWFKETDCVCLYKNGGVSLFTQELQRGNVSLQLRDYRVSDTGYYLCQVAEQNRGDHMGGESSSADSVVLVSVPELRLVLLGRTGSGRSAAGNTILGREKRKQDDTSTVTQQSDSREGEVAGRKVTVVDTPDWFCPEISMEEVRQNVGLCVXICAPGPHAFLLVIPVKEPVGEERGMLEKMEDIFGERCWRNTMILFTVTEEEKNPEQFIQSQSQEVQTLVPKCGNRFHCLNIKESSDGSQVSELLEKMEKMVEENKERLYSSEILLGKNEREGKEMEERHKQEMEKIKELYEGEARIETERNLLKIILPELQRNTLVSKCKI